The sequence below is a genomic window from Malassezia restricta chromosome IV, complete sequence.
AGCTGGAACTCGGGCTACACGGCTCTGGGTCTTGGCACGATCAGTACAAGGACTCGGCGTATATTTATGTCGGTGGACTGCACTATGATATGACGGAAGGCGACGTGCTTACGATTTTTTCGCAGTATGGCGAAATCGTCCACATTCACTTGCCCAAGCCGCGCTCGGAGCCAGATACCCAACAGCCCAAAGGGCACAACCGCGGCTTTGGCTTTCTCATGTACGAGGACCAACGCTCGACCGTGCTCGCCGTCGACAACCTCAATGGGACGCCAGTGCTGGGCCGCACACTCCGTGTCGACCACGTAGCTCACTTTCGGCCAGAGCGCGTTCGGAATGCGGAGGGTCATCTTGTCGAGCCGGAGGAACAGGTCCTCAATTGTGCGCCCCCCGAAACGGTCGTGGATGACGAGGGgggcgaggacgacgatCTCGAGGACCCGATGGCGGCGTACCTGTCAGACAAGCGGCGCCGCCATGAAAAGCGCCGTGACGAAAAACACCGCCACCGGCACCACCGGCACCGCCGACATCACCGACACCGCGATGATCACGAGCGTGACGCGGATCAGGATCATATTGACGCTGGCGAAAAAGATACccacagcgacgcaagGGATGCCTCACGCGGGCCACAAGACCGCTCACGCTCGGCTACCCCCGTCATGGACCGCCGCGTTCGCACCGATACACCGTAGCATGCAGTGGAGGTCTTCCACGTGCCTCGACCTCGTCAGCGCGTCCGTATCCTCACCACGACCATGCGGTCCGTACGCGTGTGGGCGAGGGGCGTGCACGACTATGTGCGTGTGCGTTCTAGACAAGGCCTGCACGCACGTATCCCTCTCCGCGCAGGCGTATCGTTCGGTGCGGCCATGAGCCGCGGCGATCGGGCCCAGCAGGAGGATGCCATGTCGACTGCGTGTGTCATGCTTCCGTGTGAGCAGCTGCGACAGAATCTATTGCAGAATGTATCGCGACGTGCGAAGCGTGATCCGTGGTATGGCTGGACGTGTGACGAGGCGGGTGGTGAGGAGCTCGCGGCACAAGTCGTGTGGTTCGGCTGCTTTGACGGCCACGGCGGACCGCAAGTGTcacagctgctgcagaaCAAGTTGCACCATGTGTTTGAAGAGGCGGATTCAAGTATGGTGCAGGATACCGTGCGGTACACGTGCTCTATAGGCGGCTATTTCGGTCGATTCCAAGGCGGagccctcgagcgcctaGTCGATCCAACTCAACTACGCCGAccctgcgcggcgcccgcaTCGCTTGAAGCTTTGgctgacgcggcgcacgcatcaGATCTCGAGCACTAcgtcgcgctcgatgcggaTCAAGGTGCCGTACATACTCAGCGACATCTTGCTCCCTCTACCGCCCAAATGTCGATGCAAGAGCGGGCTACCCTGGCGTGGCTCATGATGGATCGCGAAATACAGCAAAATGAGGCGTACCGCGGGGCTGGATCGACCGCCTCGGTCCTTCTTCTGCACAGCCTCGATGTGCCCACAGCCCCGTGGTACGCAAGCGAATACCTCGCCGTCACGACGGTGCAGCTGGGCGATACCCGACTCGTGCTCTGCGACGCCGAAACGGGCGAGGCTATACCACTCACTCGACTGCACCACCCGGACGATCCTATCGAGTCGGATCGGCTGAGCCGGCAGGGCGCGGGCGTTCTGACGGACAGCTTTGGCGAGTCGCGCTTCCTTGGCACACTAGCTAATACGCGGTCGTTTGGCGATACACAGGCCAAGCGGTACGGCATGACAGCGGAGCCTGAAGTCCAGACGCATATCTTGCAAGGCTCACGCTTTGCGTTCATCGCGGGCTTTAGTGATGGTATTGGTGATGTCATGACAGACCAGGAGCTCGTGGATGAGTGTCGCTATGCCTCGCATCCACAAcaggccgccgagcgcatcatgaaGTACGCGGAAGATCTGGGAGCCGAAGACAATGCCACGATCCTATGCATTCCCCTGCGTGGCTGGGGCGCGATCCGTGGCGAAGACCGCACGGCtctccagcgccgcgaccgCCGACTCAATACCGATATTTACCGCAATCGACGCAATCTCTGTCTATGATCTACGGGCTTTTTTCGGGGGCCGCGCCGATTGGTTCTTGAGACGCGTCACGAGGTCGGCCACATTGGGCGCGGCAGGCTGTGCCTGCTCGGCTTGCtcgtggcgtcggcggTTGCCCTCTTGAatgagctgctgcataCCGGACGTTTTGATAAAGCCAGGGTGACTCGGGTCGATCGCGAAGCGATGGTCATCCAACACAGCCGCAAAGCGAGGATCTTTCGTGTCCATCACGAACGATGGCTGCGTCAGAGCCGTGCGCTTGGCCTGCCGCTTGGCctcgcgcttgcgctgctgccgcgacAGTTTCTTGGACCCAAGCTTCTCGGCACGTACAATGTCCTGCAGTTGGAAGTggtgctcgtcgtccgagtcgcccGGCGTAGGCTCTTCCGATGCAGCGGGCTCCTCGGGCGCGGGCTCAGGCGCCTCCGGCTCCGACTCCTTCTTAGCCATCCTGCGACGTTCGCGCCTTTCCTTTTGCTTGCGCATGTACTTTTCAATCGTCGTTTCCTCgtgctcctcgtccttCTTCGTGGAGAGTGCCGGCACGAACGAGATTTCCATATCGCCCTCGGGCTTCGTAAACATGGTATCTTGGTCGTCTGCGTCGTCAAAGGCACTCTTGGTAGGCATTTGGTGGAGTAGGGAGCGCAGGCGGTCGCGACTCGACGTcgcttcctcgtcgtcctcatcACTCGAGGCCAGGTACGTCTTGAGATCGTCTTCCTGGAGCTGGCCCTTCtggctcgtgcgcgtgaGCTTCGTTCGGCGTGGATCGTCCTGGTCCCACGTCAACTTGACGCGCGAatgacgcagcgcatctgTCTTGTAGTCCAGGCCTTCGTAGTGCGCCACGTCTTCGGTGGCCTCGTCGCAGTACTCGGCAGGCCGCCCGTCTTCGCCATCGGGCAAGTCCATCTCCTCCggcacgaagcgcaagtCAAACATGTTCGCCGAGCGCTCCATTTCCGTGCCGTCGATCTCGTTGTATACGTGCCGAGCGCTTTGCGGGCTGTCAAACGTCGCAATGGCGTAGTAGTATCGCAGACGCTCCAGCTGGtacttgcgcagcgcatcctcATCAAACTCGGTGCCCTCCTCGGTGGCTTGAGCTGCGGGACGCTTGGCCTCTTTGCGGAAGATGGCTCGTGGCGGGCCGTGGATATCTTCGCGCTCAAGTCGCTCCCGACCGAAATCAGACATGTAGATACGCACCGAGCGAACTTGGCCATGCACGGTCTCCAAGGCCATGTTGTCATCATGAGCTTGTGCCAGCGGTGCCCGTGTCGCTTGGGGCGACACAATACTGGCAAACACCTTGAAGAGGTCCACGGCTCGGACGTGGTCCCAGTCCATATTGACGACCGCCAGACGGCACGTATcatcgccgcgctcgtcgtcctcgtcgcgCTCCGTGTGCGCCTGTGCATCCAGCTCTGCGATAGCCTCTTCGTCGAAATCTTCCTCCAAATCGATCGATGCATccgagtcgtcgtcgtgccTTTGCGCcttgcgcacggcgtccgCGCCACCGACCACAACGTCTCCACtttcgtcgtcgtcgtcctcttcctcctcttcgtcatcgtcgtcttcctcaCTGCTGCTCTCCAGCTCGACTTCGCCACGCGCATAGTCGGCATCCGAGTCGAGGCGGTACAGCCGCTCGAGATCCTGCGCCTCCCGCGTGTCATGCCGCTTGCGCCCGAACcgatcgagctgcttcggcCCCTTGGTCAGCACGTCCTTGAATCTTTCATCCAGAACCACCTTTGTGTCGTCCTTCCGCGGTCGATGAAAGCGCGGATCCGTGTGCACGCGCGCAAAGCGAGCGTCCTTTTCACGACGCACCATGACGGTGGAAAACAACGAGGAACACCTCCACTTTTTTTCCTACGGATCAGGCGGCCAAGGCTAGCAGTGACGCGGGCAAGGGATACAAGTGACCATCGCTCATGCGCACTTGACACCGGCTCGGGTCAAACGTCTCGATGGTGACATGAGAGCCGCGCCATGCACCGTTGATGACGATACAGGCATCGCCTGCCGCCGAGGGACGCAGTGCCTCGATACACGAGGTGGGCACATCGGCGAGCTGGGCCCCAGACTCCAGCTCCACATTGCCGCCAGCGGGGTTGTGGGAGGTGAGCTTGCCCAGCGCCCCGTCgtacgcgccgcgctggtACTGCATACCGCTGCCATCGCGCACAATGCGCACGCGGATACCCGGGAGAAGGGGGGCCATCGGTGTCGGCTGAGGGGCCCAGGGGTTGGGTGTGGCTGCAGCATACGGgttgggcgtcgtggatgCATACGGgttgggcgtcgtggatgCATACGGGTTGGGTGTCGTGGACGCGTACGGGTTGGGTGTCGTGGACGCGTACGGGTTGGGTGTCGTGGACGCGTAGGGATTCGGTGTGGCCGAAGTGTACGGgttgggcgtcgtggatgCGTACGGAttcggcgtcgtggacgcgTACGGATTCGGCGTAAAGGCGGCTGCCATACCACCGTAGGCAGGCGTACGGCCACCGTACGGATTGGGTGTAGTGCCTGCTGCGTACGGATTCGGCGTCGTGCCGGCAGCGTACGGGTtgggcgtcgctgctgcataCGGATTCggcgtggccatggcgccatAGGCCGGCGTACGCCCTCCGTATGGATTCGGCGTGGCCATAGCACCATAGGCCGGCGTCCGTCCGCCATCGTACGGATTGTAAGCTGGCGTCTTGCCGCCAGAAAGAGCGCCTGCATACGCGGGTGTCATACCGCCGCTCATCGGCGCCGCATACGGGTTCTGCATGGCCGGTCCCGGGCCCACCAGGCGACGGCTCTCGCCCGTCACAGGGTTCTTTTCCACCATGTGGTCCAGCGGCACCGTGATGATCTTGGACATGGTGTGCAGCTCCACACGAGCCATGCCGCCCGTCGTCTCCTTGATGATACCGCGGTACGTCTTGTACGGTCCACGCACAATCGCCACCGTCTTGCCCGCATAGATGTCGCGGCCACCTCGTCGGGGTCCAGATGCATTGGCACCAGCGTCGGCATCCATGGCCTTGAGCGCCGGGTTCATTTGCGATGGGTCCGTGCGTGGCTTCACATTCGTGGGCGCGAGCGGCTCGACGTGGTTCGCACGCACAATAAACAGGCCACCATTCTCCTTGTACTCGCGGTTGTGCACAAAGACCAGCGACGACTGGTATATGTGGACCACCTGGCCCTGGCGGAACTGCGATAGGGGCCACTCGACCTCCTTGACCATGTCGCCCGCATGCACTTCGTGGCCATTGTAGTCGAGGGCGAccgagcgcgccgtgtCCCGCCGCATGCTAATCTGATGCGGCTTGACGGTCACGACGTGTCCGTTCTGGTCCAGCACCTTGAAGGTCTCAGGCTCAATCTTGAAAATCACACCCGCCGTCTGAgcatcgagctgcacaaGGTCATGCAGCTCGTATCCGCCAATGACATTCACACCCGAGCCGACCTCAGCCGCCTCGCGGATGTCCTTCGAAAAGACAGACACTTCCTTCAGCGACAGGTCCGAGAGGAACGTCGTGATACCCTCTTCCACCTTGACCACGAGACCTGTCTCATTCGCATGCTTGCCATTCAGCACCTTGATGTGATCACCCGCACGGAACTGCTTCCGTACGCACTTCGCAGGCACCTCGATCTTTTGGCCAtcaagcgcatcgtcaggcagctcgagcgtcaCAACGTCGCCGCTCATCGCATCGACCGTGCCAGACACACCAGCCTGCTCGCCCTCAAACACCTCGACGTGGTCGCCTggctgcagcgtcgccTCCCATGTCTGCTTGGACGCATCCGCCAGCAGGTTCAGGTCCACACCACCAGCTTGGTCGTCAGGCGTCTCGCCCGTGAAGTTGAGCACTTCATCCAGACTCGGATGCACATCCTGCACCTGGACCGCACTGATTTTCACATCTCGCTCCAAGTATCCATCCCGGAACGTCTCGCCGCCAAACACCCAAACACCACCGCGCTTCGTGGGCAGGTCGTTCGGATACGCCTTCTGCACCTCTTCCGCATTAAAgagacgcggcggcgggcggAAAcccagcgccgtgagcgcaGAATTCAccttcttcttgcgcttgcgGCCCGCTCGGTCTGTATATGTATCATGCTCCTGCGGCGCCATATCAATTCGCGGCACCAGTTTCACACCCACTTCCTCGCCATTCTCCGCCACATCAAGCACCTGCGCTAGATCGCCCGCATACTTGCCGCGCTTCATGCGCACCCATCCGCCCACAGGCACCTCGGTATTTTTCTTCTCCAGCTTGAGCAAGTCCGCCATCTCCAGAATCGGCACCAGGAACGGCTTGGTGTTCGTCGTATAGGCACCAGCCAATCCGTCAAAcgcatccagcacatcgtccgcgcgtcgcgcttCGACAAAGATCTGGCCGTCCAGCGAGTCACGGCAAAAGGCCGAGTAGATACGCAGAGGACGCCCACTCGCCTCTCGCGtcagcgcacgacgcagcaccgTCGCTACCAAGGTTCGTTCGCGCCCACGCTTACATCGAATACGCCAAAGACCAGGGTCATTCACACTAGGCAtcagcaggcgctgtggcACTTCGGCATAGTCAGACTGCGACGCATaccgcgagctgcgcgcgtggcgctgacgcagctcctcggccAAAGCCTCCGCACTCATCTCCTCTTCCTTGCGACGCATGTGATCCAGACGCTGGTTATCGGCCGCCGTCTTGAGCTGAGCCTCCCGCGACTCCTCCAGGCCGTCATCTGCAATAAATCCGTCCTCTCGAAGTAGCTCCTCggcttcctcgtcctcaAACTCCTCATCATCATTATCAACTTCCGCTTCGACATCAAGGAAGCGATTCCGACGCGGCTTTTTTCGTCGACGATCACcgtcctcttcctcgtcgtcgtcttcttcgtcttcctcctcgtcctcctcctcttcttcttcttctccgtcgtcgtcattGTCTTCGTCCTCTccttcctcctcctcccCTTCCGCATCCTCGTGGGCTTCGTGGTCATGGCCGTCTTGATGGTCCGCTTCTTTCTCTATGTCACGGCTTTCTTCGACAGTAGGACGCGCACCCTCCCCGTCTTCTTGCTTGACGGGGTCATCAGGCCGCGTCGTACCCGGCACATCGCGCTCACTCGCGTccatcggcacgtcgtgtACAAAGGCAGAGAGGAGCCACGATGGGCGGTGGATGTGTGTAGCTTAGTCAGCATAACCCGACGTTCGGCGACGAGAGCGCTGGCACTTGCCTCTTTTCCTGTCTCTTATTCCGTATGAGCCTTGCTCGTGCTGTGTCTCTGTGCCCCGTCCGCGGCGCTgtgtcgtcggcggcatcgcTGGCAGCCTGTGCTGCACCTTCTTTGGTGCGCTGCAAGCACACGGGCGCGATGGCGAACGGCGCCCGTCGTCCGTCGACGcgtggcgcggcgcttcCCCTTTCActgggcgccgtgcgtACGTACGCCGCTGAGTCGAGTGGCAAGTACGTTCGTGCCAAGCCCCACATGAACATTGGTACCATTGGTCACGTTGACCACGGTAAGACGACGCTGACCGCTGCCATTACCAAGGTGCTCCACGAGAACTCAGGCGAGGGCAAGTTTGTGGACTATGCCTCGATTGACAAGGCGCCGGAGGAGAAGGAGCGTGGTATCACGATCTCGACCGCGCACGTCGAGTACGAGACGCCCAACCGCCACtacgcgcacgtcgactGCCCTGGACACGCCGATTACATCCGTAACATGATCACGGGTGCTGCCCAGATGGACGGTGCGATCATTGTGGTGTCCGCTACGGACGGTCAGATGCCGCAGACGCGTGagcacctgctgctggcTCGTCAGGTCGGTATCAAGAAGCTGGTCGTGTTTGTGAACAAGGTCGACCAGGTGGATGACAAGGAAATGCTGGAGCTTGTGGACATGGAAATGCGTGAGCTTCTGTCGACGTACGGATTTGACGGTGACAACACGCCAATTGTGACGGGTTCGGCActcgctgcgctcgagggccgTGACGAGGAGATTGGCCGCGGTGCGATCCTGAAGCTGATGGAGGAGACGGACGCTTGGCTTGACCTGCCGCCGCGTGACCTCGACAAGCCGTTCCTGATGCCTGTGGAGGATGTGTTCTCGATTTCGGGTCGTGGTACGGTCGTGACGGGTCGTGTTGAGCGTGGTACGATCACGAAGGGCTCGGAAATCGAGATCATTGGCCTCGGTGGTCACCTCAAGACGACGCTGACGGGTATCGAGATGTTCCACAAGGAGCTCGACCGTGGTGAGGCTGGTGACAATATGGGTGCTCTGCTGCGTGGTATCAAGCGtgagcaggtgcgccgTGGTCAGGTCGTGATTGCCCCCGGCACGGTCAAGCCCGTGAAGAAGTTCTCGGCGCAGATCTACATTCTGACGAAGGAAGAGGGTGGTCGCTACACGCCGTTTATGAACAACTACCGCCCCCAGCTCTTTATCCGCACGTCGGATGTGACGGTGTCGCTGACCCACCCACCGGGCACGGAGAACGCTGACGAGGCTATGGTGATGCCAGGTGACAATGTCGAGCTGGTGTGCGACCTGGTGCACGACATCGCTCTCGAGGAGGGCTCGCGCTTCACGCTCCGTGAGGGCGGCAAGACGGTCGGCACAGGTATCGTGACCAAGATCCTGGGCTAAGTAGCGCGCAGGTAGCCAGGAAGAGCACGTGTCCCATCAGCAGGTACGCCACGTGGGTTGGACCACGACGATCGCGTGGTCCACGTAAAAACTATATAGCACACGTGATCATCCAAAGGCTGGCACCTACCGGGTGGGAAAACATGTCGTGGGtcagcgcgccgccgtcttCCCAGTGCAGGCCCAGCCTTTGTGTGTGCTAACCACGACTTGTCGTCATCATGGCTCCTCAGGACAAGACGCAAAAGGGCAGGAAGACCCGCTCAGCTCTGAGTACGTACATGCGATCACGCTAACCATACAGACGATGTGGTGACTGTATGTAACGCCAGCTAGGCATGCCCACTAACCGAACAGCGTGAGTACACCATCCACCTGCACAAGCGTGTGCACCGCATGCAGTTCAAGAAGCGCGCTCCGAAGGGTGTGAAGGAAGTCGTCAAGTTTGCGCAGAAGACGATGGGCACGAACGATGTGCGTCTTGACCCCAAGCTCAACCAGGAGATCTGGAAGCTGGGTGTGAAGGACGTGCCTCGCCGTATCCGTGTCCGTCTTGAGCGCAAGCGTAACGACGATGAGGATGCTAAGGAGAAGCTGTACACGTACGCCACGCCTGTGCTTGGCATCACGAACTTCCACGGTCTGCAGACGACTGTGATTGAGCAGGACGAGTAAATGCCCCCGGGCCTATAACCTAGTTTCTGCCAACCCAAAATAAATACGCGTTTGTCGCCATCATGCCCTATATACATGTGTGTGTGTCTACGACTCGTATGTGTGCTTAAGCCGTGGTGCCTGCTTGGTCATGCCGCGTCCGCCTGACGAGCCGACTGTGTGTGAGTAGATCGTACGTACTCTTGGCGTAAGGATCGTCGGGTGTTTTGAACATGCTGCGATCGCCGGCGACGCCGTACTTTTTCTTGACAGCCTTGGCCTGGAACTTTTGCCAGGCCGACtgtcgcgcgtcgtgctcgcgGTTTTTCGCCGCTTCGCGCTCCATCTTTTTCTCCTTGCGGGCGCGTTTGCGTtcgcgctcctcggccagctcgtccCGCGTCATGGgccgcgatgcgctgctgctaCTGCTTTTGGCAGATGATGGCTGCGATGCAGAGCGTGGACGAAGATCAGCTGAGCTGACCACATCGGTCGTCTTGAGCTTGGTGAAGAGAATCGAGTACACGGGATTCTCTGCCGAGCCCGTGACCGCCGTAATTTTCGCCGGGTACCAGCGGTCATCCGCGTGGTGCCGTGCCATGCAATCGTCACCGGCCTGGTACCTGTGCGTCTCCTGCACCGGCTTGGGCTTCGCGTCCGTGGCGCTGTGATACTCTTTCGTGAGGTGGATCAGATTCGCGAGCTCATCACGCAGTGACGTAAGCTCGGCATTCCCAGGATCTGCCTCAATAGCATGTTCCACCTGCGATAGCTGGACTGCGGTGAGTTAGGCCAACGTACACTCGTACGTGCGGAGTCTGGCGTCAGTCAAGGGCCACGTACTCGGACGCCATGGGCGGAGAGAGAACGCTCAACCTCCACACAGCCTCCGGCCCTCTTTGCCTATGGCCCCCCACCTGTGTCGGATGCCCGATGGTGCGCGGATCGGATACCGAgtgctgggcgccgagcatgcgcagggGCCGACGCTGGTGATGGTGAATGGCATGAGTGCCGTGATGGATGACTGGATGGAGCTGGCCGTGCCGttggcgcgcacgcggcagGTGGTGCTCTTTGACCACCGGGGTctgggcgcgtcgcatggcACAGGAGACGAGGACGTCACGATCGAGCTCATGGCCCATGACGTGCTGCGCTTgtgccaggcgctgcatcttCGAGTCGTGCACTTGCTGGGATTTAGTATGGGGGGACTTGTGGCGCAAGCGATCCTGTCGCACCCGGACGCACAGCCGACACCGGACGAGGCCGGCGTGGTGATCCATGGCATCGAGGTGCGCCGCGTGATTCTCGCCGCTACCTTCACCAAGTCGCCTCGCACAGAGTTCCGCCTGGACGGCGCGGCTATACCTGATGACGCTACGCGAACCGAGCGGGCTATGGCACAGCTGCAGTACATGCTCGCGATGCAGTACCATCCGGCGGTCCTAGGCGAGGGCCGGCCTATGCAGCACAAGATGgacgcgcgcatgcgccgtggcctcgcggcacgtcggccaCTGAACACGatggcgcggcaggcggTCGCCATCGCGATATACCAGGGCCGCGACAGGCTGCGATACGTTCCGCGGCACTTGCCCATCGCGAtcctgcacggccgctACGACCACATGGTCGCCTatgacgaggcacgcgagaTCGAGCGCTTCCTGCCGCAAGCCCGCCGCCTTTTCCcgcacgtcgatggcgaTCGCGAGGCCTACGGCCACCTGTGGTTCGACTACTTTGACGTGGACACCGCGTGGCTCCCGCCGCTCGTCCACTTCCTCGACCGGCCGGCCACGGCGCGGATGTAGGTGGAGAAAGATTGGGAATTAAAcacgcgacgcgtcgtAGCGCAACGTAGAGAGCAAAAAggccggcgccgaggcGTGTCTTGTGCCCACCTTCCCATCCGGATGCCCATCGTCAAGCGCAAGCCGGTGCAGCCGCAGGGGGTgcctgccgcgctgctGTCAGCGTACACGGAGCGGAAGGAGGACCGTGCTGTGTTTTTTCTCGCAGCGACGGGCGAGGTGTTTGAGGAGTACGAGCCGTATGCCGCGCGGCTGAGCTACTATCACCAGCGCATCTTTCAGTGCGAGTTGTCGGGCAAGTCGAATCTGACGTTTTTTGAGGCGGCTGagagcgaggcgcagcacacgcgcgcgaTCCAGTCGCAGTTCCCCGACGCGCTCAAGGTGCCTGTGCTCCGAGCTGCGCAGTTCCAGACGTGTGGGCGCCTGACGGAGCTGGTCGAGCGCGTGTATGAatgcatgcgccagcgcttTTTCGTGGGCGAGGAGGTGTCGGTGGAAGATGGCGCTCGcaagctcggcatcgtgcgtGGTGGCTCGTGCCCTGCGCATCCGGATCGGCCCCTGCATGCCGACTTGCAGGCAGGCGACGAGCCGCgggacgatgcgccgcacacgTATACCTATACCATCGAGCTGCCGGCCTCGCATACGCGCCTCGAGAacgtgcgtgccgagcagctgagCCGCGGGCGCTTGGCGTTTACCAAGACGATCCTCCGGCGCTTCCTTCGCGATGCGCTGTGCCGTGATGCGGCCGGTCTGATGTGGCTCGTCCGTGAGCCGACCGCGCGACGATTCGGCCTGCCCACCGAGGTGCCCGCGCCGATCCAGCAGAAaatcgacgaggcgcaggcggccaAGCGCCGCAAGTcgagcgacgacgctccGCATGCCAAGCGCCGCGATACCAAAAAGGAAGAGGCGCCGAAGCCGACGCCCAAGTATCCGTGTGAAGACACGCTTCTGGATCCCATCACGCCCGATGAGCTGCAGGTCCAGGTCACCGGCGAACTGCcgcggcaggcgcatcgtccgcgCCTCGATAGCGACGAGCATCTGAATGTGCCGCCGGAGCTCTTCGAGTCGTTCTTGGCCGTGTACTACTTTTTCCTCTCGCTGGGCGAGCCACTCGGCATCTCGCACATGGCCCTCGATGACTTGGACGGCGCTCTGCGCCACCCCGTGAGCGATCCGCCATGCCCGCTCCTCGCCGAGgtgcatgccgtgctcTTGAACGCGATCGTCCGCGACGGCGCACACAGtcgcgacttggcgccggcggccgtcgcccagcgccgagcgctgcaggacgtgGAGATGCCGGAGGAGGAGACGAGCGACGAACAGCAGGATGCGGCGTCGGATGTGAGCGAGCTGAGTGACTCGCCTGAGCgccatgtgctggacgctgcgcgcgaaCTGAGCGACGGATGGTCGCGGCGACAGCTGAGTGACGAGCACCGCCGGGGCTGGGAGCGCTCGGTCATGGGATGCCTCGTGGATCGTGCGACGCccgacgccgtgccgcgaTACCTCGGCATCTTGTCGCACCTGACGGGCGTCGagtacgacgacgatgcgtcgacgtcgaaCGCCCACCACACGGTCAGCGAGCGGTACGTGCACTTGCCGCTGAGCGACAAGATCCACATCCTGCTGTTTCTGTGCGAGCTGGCTGTGTTGACCCGCGATGTCAAGGCATACTACGACGAGTGTGAGTCGCATCTGACGgagctgcgcaaggagcgcgtcgagctggcgcgcctgcgcaaAAAGACGCGCGAGCAGATGCAGacgctgcatgcgccggCGGGCAAGGAGGAGCAGGAGCAGGAGGAGCAGGAggacgccgcgccggaAGAGCCCGCGTCCGACTCGGACTCGGAGCGCGACGAATTGGCGTCCGACGacgtgatggacgaggccga
It includes:
- a CDS encoding elongation factor Tu, which encodes MSLARAVSLCPVRGAVSSAASLAACAAPSLVRCKHTGAMANGARRPSTRGAALPLSLGAVRTYAAESSGKYVRAKPHMNIGTIGHVDHGKTTLTAAITKVLHENSGEGKFVDYASIDKAPEEKERGITISTAHVEYETPNRHYAHVDCPGHADYIRNMITGAAQMDGAIIVVSATDGQMPQTREHLLLARQVGIKKLVVFVNKVDQVDDKEMLELVDMEMRELLSTYGFDGDNTPIVTGSALAALEGRDEEIGRGAILKLMEETDAWLDLPPRDLDKPFLMPVEDVFSISGRGTVVTGRVERGTITKGSEIEIIGLGGHLKTTLTGIEMFHKELDRGEAGDNMGALLRGIKREQVRRGQVVIAPGTVKPVKKFSAQIYILTKEEGGRYTPFMNNYRPQLFIRTSDVTVSLTHPPGTENADEAMVMPGDNVELVCDLVHDIALEEGSRFTLREGGKTVGTGIVTKILG
- a CDS encoding large subunit ribosomal protein L31e → MAPQDKTQKGRKTRSALNDVVTREYTIHLHKRVHRMQFKKRAPKGVKEVVKFAQKTMGTNDVRLDPKLNQEIWKLGVKDVPRRIRVRLERKRNDDEDAKEKLYTYATPVLGITNFHGLQTTVIEQDE
- a CDS encoding SMN domain protein, whose product is MASELRTYEFQLSQVEHAIEADPGNAELTSLRDELANLIHLTKEYHSATDAKPKPVQETHRYQAGDDCMARHHADDRWYPAKITAVTGSAENPVYSILFTKLKTTDVVSSADLRPRSASQPSSAKSSSSSASRPMTRDELAEERERKRARKEKKMEREAAKNREHDARQSAWQKFQAKAVKKKYGVAGDRSMFKTPDDPYAKIGSSGGRGMTKQAPRLKHTYES
- a CDS encoding alpha/beta-hydrolase, which codes for MAPHLCRMPDGARIGYRVLGAEHAQGPTLVMVNGMSAVMDDWMELAVPLARTRQVVLFDHRGLGASHGTGDEDVTIELMAHDVLRLCQALHLRVVHLLGFSMGGLVAQAILSHPDAQPTPDEAGVVIHGIEVRRVILAATFTKSPRTEFRLDGAAIPDDATRTERAMAQLQYMLAMQYHPAVLGEGRPMQHKMDARMRRGLAARRPLNTMARQAVAIAIYQGRDRLRYVPRHLPIAILHGRYDHMVAYDEAREIERFLPQARRLFPHVDGDREAYGHLWFDYFDVDTAWLPPLVHFLDRPATARM
- a CDS encoding subunit of ATP-dependent Isw2p-Itc1p chromatin remodeling complex, which produces MPIVKRKPVQPQGVPAALLSAYTERKEDRAVFFLAATGEVFEEYEPYAARLSYYHQRIFQCELSGKSNLTFFEAAESEAQHTRAIQSQFPDALKVPVLRAAQFQTCGRLTELVERVYECMRQRFFVGEEVSVEDGARKLGIVRGGSCPAHPDRPLHADLQAGDEPRDDAPHTYTYTIELPASHTRLENVRAEQLSRGRLAFTKTILRRFLRDALCRDAAGLMWLVREPTARRFGLPTEVPAPIQQKIDEAQAAKRRKSSDDAPHAKRRDTKKEEAPKPTPKYPCEDTLLDPITPDELQVQVTGELPRQAHRPRLDSDEHLNVPPELFESFLAVYYFFLSLGEPLGISHMALDDLDGALRHPVSDPPCPLLAEVHAVLLNAIVRDGAHSRDLAPAAVAQRRALQDVEMPEEETSDEQQDAASDVSELSDSPERHVLDAARELSDGWSRRQLSDEHRRGWERSVMGCLVDRATPDAVPRYLGILSHLTGVEYDDDASTSNAHHTVSERYVHLPLSDKIHILLFLCELAVLTRDVKAYYDECESHLTELRKERVELARLRKKTREQMQTLHAPAGKEEQEQEEQEDAAPEEPASDSDSERDELASDDVMDEADEADRYKRLAGTRQEALREKALQREEEEKRLAEEQARSKEQVRETKQLRDERRRLAESLQWCLRREEAIEREFRQYAQIPRLQPLGCDRFLDRYYWLDGIGSAAASAYQTGRLFVQAPHRREWDALCTDYAGGSAALERRRRTELQVDEPCAWGAWGVYTQPEQMEQLIAWLRPRGVREQALKAQLLKYRDAIESGMRRRIDDIALGVREPVVETRRSTRMRSEQATQLRMPYMQWRNTART